One Terriglobales bacterium genomic region harbors:
- a CDS encoding ZIP family metal transporter, producing MLTNPIVLSVLLGLTAAAADVFGGALIVQRDWERRYLKYFVALGAGFMLATSLMEMVPESLHLGGPKAPLIILAGYLIVHFFEHTVTPHFHFGEETHKDEFVHTHKSFSVLVGLMIHTFFDGIAIASGFLVSSWLGWVVFLAVFLHKIPEGFTVASVMLASGRSRAIALGSSALLGAATVAGVLTMSLLAEFLSAGLALSAGVTIYVAASDLMPEVNKEPGVKMALVVFLGVFLLFVLDHLVHAAH from the coding sequence ATGCTGACCAATCCCATCGTTCTGAGCGTGCTGCTGGGGCTGACGGCGGCGGCGGCCGACGTCTTCGGCGGCGCCCTCATCGTGCAGAGGGACTGGGAGCGGCGCTACCTGAAATATTTCGTCGCCCTGGGCGCCGGCTTCATGCTGGCGACTTCGCTCATGGAGATGGTGCCGGAGAGCCTGCACTTGGGCGGGCCGAAGGCGCCGCTCATCATCCTGGCCGGATATCTCATCGTGCACTTCTTCGAGCACACGGTCACTCCCCACTTCCACTTTGGCGAGGAAACGCACAAGGACGAGTTCGTGCACACGCACAAGAGCTTCTCCGTCCTGGTCGGGCTGATGATCCACACCTTCTTCGACGGCATCGCCATCGCCTCCGGCTTCCTGGTATCCAGTTGGCTGGGGTGGGTGGTCTTCCTCGCCGTTTTCCTGCACAAGATCCCGGAGGGCTTTACCGTGGCCTCGGTGATGCTGGCCAGCGGCCGCAGCCGCGCCATAGCCTTGGGATCGTCGGCGCTGCTGGGCGCGGCCACGGTGGCAGGCGTGCTCACCATGTCACTGCTGGCGGAGTTCCTCAGCGCCGGACTGGCGCTCTCGGCGGGGGTCACCATCTACGTGGCGGCCTCCGACCTGATGCCCGAGGTCAACAAGGAGCCGGGCGTGAAGATGGCGCTGGTGGTCTTCCTGGGGGTCTTCCTGCTCTTCGTTCTGGACCACCTGGTGCATGCCGCGCATTAG
- a CDS encoding VWA domain-containing protein produces the protein MALSGLLAWAQQPAPAQPEPQQPQAPAEAGGPQGEVGPMALPKKKDEPPPERKPEFKNPAGMPEYSLRVDVPLVQVPVLVTTKDGQFIPGLKKENFRVFEDGVPQRVTVVTQSADLPITAVLLVEFASTYYRFNYDALNASYTFANTLKPNDWIAVISYDMRPQMLTDFTQDKRAVYSALDTLRIPGLSEIDSWDALYDTLDRLERVEGHKYILWIGTGLDTFSRITYDKVLKKVKDARDVTIFCVGTGRMVREYIQNRSLTGSVGARIASLDFLQAENAMNTICKMTGGRFYFPHFEGELKEIFADIGQSVRNQYTVAYKPSNTKQDGTFRKLKVDVVAPDGGPLIVHNEKGKNVKYQVVARDGYNAKHEVE, from the coding sequence ATGGCGCTCTCGGGACTGCTCGCCTGGGCGCAGCAGCCTGCGCCGGCGCAGCCCGAGCCGCAGCAACCCCAGGCCCCGGCCGAGGCCGGAGGGCCCCAGGGGGAGGTCGGCCCCATGGCGCTTCCCAAGAAGAAGGATGAGCCGCCGCCGGAGAGGAAGCCGGAGTTCAAGAACCCGGCCGGCATGCCGGAGTATTCGCTGCGGGTGGACGTGCCCCTGGTCCAGGTCCCGGTGCTGGTGACCACCAAGGACGGGCAGTTCATCCCCGGCCTGAAGAAGGAGAACTTCCGCGTCTTCGAGGACGGGGTGCCGCAGCGGGTCACCGTCGTGACCCAATCGGCGGACCTGCCCATCACCGCCGTGCTGCTGGTGGAGTTCGCTTCCACGTACTACCGGTTCAACTACGACGCCCTGAACGCCTCCTACACCTTCGCCAATACCCTCAAGCCGAACGATTGGATCGCCGTCATCTCGTACGACATGCGGCCGCAGATGCTGACCGACTTCACCCAGGACAAGCGCGCGGTGTACTCCGCCCTCGACACCCTGCGCATCCCCGGCCTCAGCGAGATCGACAGCTGGGACGCCCTCTACGACACCCTGGACCGGCTGGAGCGGGTGGAAGGCCACAAGTACATCCTGTGGATCGGCACCGGTCTGGATACCTTCAGCCGCATCACCTATGACAAGGTGCTGAAGAAGGTGAAGGACGCCCGCGACGTCACCATCTTCTGCGTGGGCACCGGCCGCATGGTGCGCGAGTACATCCAGAACCGCTCCCTCACTGGCAGCGTCGGAGCGAGGATCGCGAGCCTGGACTTCCTCCAGGCGGAAAACGCGATGAATACCATCTGCAAGATGACCGGCGGCCGGTTCTACTTCCCCCACTTCGAGGGCGAGCTGAAGGAGATCTTTGCCGACATCGGCCAGTCCGTGCGCAACCAGTACACCGTGGCCTACAAACCCTCCAACACCAAGCAGGACGGCACCTTCCGCAAGCTGAAGGTGGACGTGGTCGCCCCCGACGGCGGGCCCCTCATCGTGCATAACGAGAAGGGCAAGAACGTGAAGTACCAGGTCGTCGCCCGCGACGGCTACAACGCCAAGCATGAGGTGGAATGA